gtaagcgcaggaaagatgaaatccgtaCGACAGGTCGGCAGtcttcaagttggacttgagatgaccaTGATcgccaacttgagcagcagtagTAGCGCAACcaatcattatcataaatatgtggcctagaTAATTATGAAACAATTTTACATTGTACATTTTGTCTATAACCCAacttctctacctgtttgaattggtgcagccTTGCTAGGAGTGCtgtgttaatttggcataggtcagcaactgcaagagactactaatttgtgatttgacgcgATGTGTGAATAATTATGCAATATTCAGCCGCATATTAGAATGCGActtcagtcgtgggatcaatGGAGGGCACACGGATGAGATAGGTACGCTACTTGAGTGAGACTGCCGAGAGGTTTTCCCCAGGACAGTGGGTCATGAGAATCCGGCTTCCTGCATCCCATGGTGCTGAGGAACAGAGTATAACTGCAAATGGACATGCTATCCACATTCAGGTTTTGGATGGCTGACTGTCCAATTGGAGGGATTGAAGTGTGCCTGCACCATCCATGAATGGCTGTACATTAGAGGCTACTTCTAGTAGTTCTTTTTGGTGGCAAAAAGGCTATTCTATCAAAGGACTGGACAACCATAttgcgcaggagagaagcagggcgcatgCAAAACCGTCCTTCCCCAAGAAATGGtctgggcactgtttgttggccagtttcacatAGGACCCTTTATTCTTGACCTTGTTTCAAGTAAAAGTTTATTATCATTATCTTTTCTTCTGTAgtcatcaaacatttcattgacCATCATTATTAGGAAAGCAATTATACCCCTTTCCATATTGACAACTGAAACTTTGTTGACTGTGGTTGTTAATTATCTCCACTTGTTATTTTGCTGTCTACCTCGCCGTAATGCCTagtttcaagctgtcaatcaactagAAATGTGGACGTTTTAGCAGGTTTGGGTCTCTCCATGTCATAAACTCAGGGGTACAGTCTCCTTtccgccgttttagagaaggtgtgattattttAATTACAATTGTTTTCAgatgctggatttatcaacagccgctcgttCTTACGATGGGATTAGTgtggtacacatgtttagtaaatctcacgttcTGAGATCATTTCTACGATGGTTTCTACGATAGCTTGATCAATGAGGCCCATGGTCTTACACAACCTTTCCTGACCTTGTGGGCGTATGCACACGGATTGGTGaaggtctccgtgtgtgtgtgtgtgtgtgtgtgtgtgtgtgtgtgtgtgtgtgtgtgtgtgtgtgtgtgtgtgtgtgtgtgtgtgtgtgtgtgtgtgtgtgtgtgtgtgtgtgtgtgtgtgtgtgtcaccttgtcGACGTATGCGCGTGTCTTGGCGGAGGTCTCCACGTACTGCATGCCCCACTGCTCGGCCTTGGCCCGGGCCTCGTCAGCTGACACCTGCCTGCGGTCCTCCAGGTCCGACTTGTTGCCCACCAGCAGCAGAGGGATGCTCTCTCCATCCGTCTTGACACGCAGGATCTGCTccctacaccacacacatcacatacagtacagtgctgctCAGCAATCATGAGCACAAAACTTTTGCAGAAGTAAcgttttgaacaatatttcaatacacacacacacacacacacacacacacacacacacacacacacacacacacacacacacacacacacacacacacacacacacacacacacacacacacacacacacacacacacacacaaaagttcaaaggaaaaagaatctgattatttaatttttcagtgcagtaagaccaacgtttcgatatgtgtcttcatcagagtacTCTGAGAAATGGTTATTTCcaaaacatgcatgtaatgtgcatAGTAGTAGTTAATGTGCATGGTAGAACATGGAATAAGTTGAAtacaacatctgttgagcttacaaACAGAAAAGTAAAGTGAAGGATATAACTTAAATgcgaaattatgctggtgcaaaagtgagtacacccttctGCTAACCTTCCATAGAGAGGATAATGATCTgcatcagtagtcacagtacatgttaccAGTATATACATGTTGCGTCCGTGCGCTGTGAGTCTTACCTAAAATCGAAAATTGCAGGAAAGGATGGTGAACTCTAGTAGGAATCCCTCTCTACTCcagaagaagagtgtgtgtgtgtgtgtgtgtgtgtgtgtgtgtgtgtgtgtgtgtgtgtgtgtgtgtgtgtgtgtgtgtgtgtgtgtgtgtgtgtgtgtgtgtgtgtgtgtgtgtgtgtgtgtgtgtgtgtgtgtgtgtgtgtgtgtgtgtgttacctaaaATCAGAAGTTGCAGAAAACGACTCCAACTCTGTGATGGAGAACACTAGTAGGAATCCCTCTCCGCTGCGGAAGTAGTTGTCCCTGATGGCTGCGTAGTCCTCCTGCCCAGCCGTATCCAGGATGTCGATCTGCACGTCCTCCCCGTCCAGAACCACCTTCTTACGGTAGCTGTCCGCCTTAGTGGGCTCATAGTCCTCCACAAACTAGATGGAAATGGGTATATGGTTATTTAATATACTGTAATCTGCTTTTACAGACTACATATATGAAACAGAGACCGGCATAAAGATAGTTCAACTATAGCTGTAATCGGAACATCCTCCCCGTCCAAAACCACCTATGGTAGCTATACAAACTATATGGAAATGGCTAAGTATATGTTCTTTATGTACATGTATAGCTGTGATCTGCCCTCAACCACCTTCTTACGATAGGCATTTGCCTTGGTGTGCTTGAAGTcttctactgtacacacactacacatatggGCAGTCCCTGTCTGCCTTTGTGGGCTCATAATCTTCCACAGATTCTACACAGATATGGAAATAGGCAGGCTACAAAATgaacaccggccaaatgctagtgaaaagtcagtttggctggtagaaaagaaaacaacttactagccactttgactcagtgagtgtatgtttgggcTGGCAAGATTTAGCATCTACTAGTCAAATTAGCTACTGATGAACAACGTTAATTCATAGCCCGGGAAATAGGCATACAGAAAACTGTAAATCTGCAGCCCTTCCCTGTCCAAAACCACCTTCTTACGGTAGTTGTCTTAGCCTTAGTGCAGGGTTTTCCCAAACTGGCTGCGTGCACcgctgggggtgcgcggcctgccataagggggtgcacgagctacatagagcaatggtggatatgtggggttttaaacagcattaatgaacattaagtagttggaTGGTGAACTgaatgctggaagggtccatctgaagtataGTTTAACTATTGGAAAAAAGGTTTCCTAAAACAACAGTGCATAATGTGCCGTGAATGCGCAGTGGATCATACTTGCGtgaccatcagcacaccaaaatatttgcttggGGGGTGCACAAACcccactgaaatgtacaagggggtgcgcagggaaaaaaagtttgggaaccgctgccttaGTGGAATCGCAATCCTCAACAAACTAACAATGGATAACATTTCACAGATGCTTGGGATTAATGaagcctttgtgtgtttgtgtccacaaACTGCCTGACTATGGATTACACAAATCGACAGTCAGTGACTAATTCATAGTCCTCCACAAACTGTTGGTTGATTTCACAGcatatgggatgtgtgtgtgtgtgtgtgtgtgtgtgtgtgtgtgtgtgtgtgtgtgtgtgtgtgtgtgtgtgtgtgtgtgtgtgtgtgtgtgtgtgtgtgtgtgtgtgtgtgtgtgtgtgtgtgtgtgtgtgtgttttggtaaaACTGATTAACAAGTGCCCATGTTACTCTCGCCATTTTACATTTGCCTGCCTTGACTAAAGAGAGCAAAATGACCATCTGTCAACACAGATTCGTCATTTGTCATTTCTTCCAAATTTGAATGGGAAGAGGACATAGTCGTGGGAGGAAACAGCCTGACTGGCCACATACTGTAGCCTGGTTGGCTATGgtttcttgccattcaaatctgCAAGAAACGACTACTGGCGAAATTGATTAGACATATGGTCATGTTGCACTGTTTTCGTGAAACTTGTTTACTTATCTAGCTAAATAAACCATTTGgtgggtggtctgtgtgtgtgtgtgcgtgcgtttgtgtattcGCTCCAACTCACCTCATTGtacatgaactgtgtgtgtgtgtgtgtgtgtgtgtgtgtgtgtgtgtgtgtgtgtatgtgtgtgtatgtgtgtgtgtgtgcccatgtgcgtgTGTCTCCAACTCACCTCATCGTACATGAACTGCAGGGTGAGAGCGGACTTGCCGACCCCTCCACTGCCCACCATGATCACCTTGTGGAGGCTCAGAGAGCTCTGGTTCTTAGCCTTCGTGGAGGCCATGGCTTtagccacctacacacacacgcacacacacctcttacacacagcactctctcacacactcgtggTTTCtctcacaatcacacaaacattcGCTATttctctcacagtcacacacacatgcatgaatacatacacacacacacacacactctctctcctctctctcactctctttccacactctctctctctctctcactctctttctctcccttacgtacacacactctcacaatatTTCACTCTCCCATCCTCCCACACATGCGTATTCTTTGGCaaattttgctgtgtgtgtgtgtgtctgtttcactCATGCATTCAATcgtgcacaccaacacacacacgcatacactctcaCTGAGTACAGGCTGCCAAAACCACTGGACCCACCTGCAGAGatggaaataaaacaatacaagaaAATAAAGTACCTTTAacagaagtgttttttttttcaaacaaaggtAGTGTTTATTGTGAGATAATTGTGCTTACACTGCTTTTCTCTGAATAAATGAAATCAGTGGGAGACAAATTGTAACCAAACCCCACCACACATACCCTCCAAAATGCAGGCCAATTCAAACCCTGATGATTCAAGGATATTTGTCATATACATAGAGACACTTAAATTTCCCATGCAATGAAATGAGTGGGCAGTCCAAAAAAGAGAAGATgaaaggtgtgtgagagagagagagagagagagagagagagagagagagagagagagagagagagagagagagagagagagagagagagagagagagagagagagagagagagagagagagcgcgagagagagagagagagagagagagagagagagagagagagagagagagagttcagtcaACTAATTAGGATTAGGATAATTATTATCCTTGTTTAGACTACCTTCATGGCAGGGAGATGTGCAAGACTACAGCGCTCAGCAGAATGATCAACTATTCGTAATTCTTTGCATTCTCACACTGTGGTAGCATACCAGTTGATGAtggacaacaccaccaccaccattttaCTTTTATTTCTACTTTAGCAGTTAAGCTCATAtgcgagtcaaggcaggttagcaaacACTTTCTGTAATATCGTGTAGTTTCACTTCTAAGTGGCAGCTGAAGTGACGCAGCAAGACTGCATTGTGGAAATGAGAGCCATTCAAAAGGAAGCAGAACTTAGAGCACTGCTCAGTCACATAATCACATGACACTCCGCTCAGCACAATCACCGTCATTCAAACACAAAATGGCACTTTTGGCACTAATCTCTGACCCTCTCCGCTATAATAATCATGGTGTAAACGTTTGGTCGACAGACCTGCTGCGGGCTGGAGCCATCCGCACACCGAACTTCAAGATGCCAGAGGACAAACTCCCTCATGGGCTTTACGCACCAAGCAACATGGTGTCCATGGGTCACTgactgttttttgggggggatcaAAAGTCAGATGGTACAACCAAATCTAATGCCCATGACAGTaaatagtaattggtaattaatgtacggCTATGAATATGCTTCACAgaaaatccactaaaaacaaaaagacCTCATTTAAtctatacaatagtggcattagctgcaccaccctgacgtgtgctgctactaaaacgtcattgaccctcaTATGTCAGGTAACATAAAGGACACTTATTTCCAAGTAAAGCGAATGGCCAGGTAGCCTGGGAATCCCCATCCTGCCTGGTGCCTCCGTTCCCATCTAATAAACGGCATGGAAACTCTCGCAGAAACCTTCAACTGAGTTTGGGATACCAACCACAGAATGGTGATGGAGGGCAAGACATATGATTAGGCTTACAACAAGTTGTCAGCGTTGCAGCTGTACACTGCGGCTTACCCTGTTCTTGCAAAATGTTCTccttggaagtcgctttggtcaaaggtgtctgctaaatgaAGTGCAATGTAGACAAACCGAAGCTTGTAGTTTGTTTGTAGATCCACCATGTCAACACCCGACGCAAAAccagcttgcctacaagctttgGACAGTGTGTGGTGTATATTAATGATGAGGAGGTTTGCACATATTTAATCACCCTCACTGAATACTGATAGAATCTTAAATTGGTTCGATCGACCCATCCCATGTCAAAATGAATAGATGGCTCCCAAACGGTATCTCACTTTTGATACTGTCTGGCAACAGCCAAACTAATAGCCAGCAGGAGTAAGTCCAAGACATCCATGACTCAAACTGTTGATGCTTATCACAACATTTATTGATAGTTTATTAGCAAAGCCTTCTCCACAGCCATGTCACCTGCTCGCCACAGCCTCTCCTGAAAGACACCTGACACCATccacagaccagagagagagagagagagagagagagagagagagagagagagagagagagagagagagagagagagagagagagagactgacttaCTGACATGTATGAGCTTATTAATTCTTTatttaaataatacaaataatcaataaagataataaaaaataatcataaagaACGCTGAAATCATAACGGTACATGGTACAAGAGTGATAGCAGGGCCCTGCCCGCCATTTGCATACACACTGTATGTATGCTGCAGCTCTTTGCCCTGCTTTCAGTAGCAatcatgtgagtgtgcatgactGGCCACAGGTACAGCGGCCGGGGATGACGTCAGAAGTTACCTGAGAGAACACCTAGCTGATCAAGTCTGCCATGGATAAAACATGggctcagggccggttctggcttatttggtgccctaggcgagtttgatttctggcgccccccccctacctttgaaagaaaaaaaaataaattcttatacctcacagaacacaagactaatatccttagtaagcttaactaaatagcatcaagaacaataaccgtttttcatcaaatggacttgtggttctttttgacaggcgaccaacacatcagattgagttgcatgaaagtagcttcactgtgtggtgtgttggatgtgatggtggtggggcccccaaccccagatgagagggaggttatcaatgtgtttgaattgtaacgtgaaattgaaatgccaggagagtgatacagtacatttgcatgtaaaatgcatgtgtagacaataagcctaccaaggaggtctgcattgatctacactatctacagcatcacaaagcatggcagcataacaattttaataagctacacatttgtgctgtcttccaaaccaatttcatttctggactggaaatagtggtgcatttgtgagtaggagaatgagaagggggctatctatgtgtttggagggacagggtgagagaaagggagaagagctgtcacgctattgaatttcataatatacaaaatatagtaaatagcctcacttgtctgctgtgcatggttctgttacatgattaatgtaggctatgtcattctggtctggaaattaatgtttttttaagcttacaacaagcaggtaattcatgtggatggaaggagatatggcagctaaaattgttttaaacattgcaccagtcttactttacattgcttgtcaacctaagcaagtattatgatatcaggtgggtgttagtgagtagtgagtaggctactaacagctactttactggatttcattgcttggcatacttggctaatgttagcatgctaactagctatttctctgatcaaaaacaaagctctttttctctctaattccaaatagtaacctcataactattaggctttccataatcacaaacggttgctgattaaatcgcatagttccaaaacaccctctgaaactcctgcatcatacaatgagtggtttaatgagaacataataatctccatccagcagagcagcactactgtttgcgcttgccccctctgtctctcgagtgagtctccaaattcaaaatagaccgcacgctgtcactcgtcccgccccctttctcagaactgtctgtttattggttcacagacttcccagagacagttggaagagatattactattggctgaggggcgctttgccgtgaggagcgctttcgccagtctttgttgattgcgacttcataaaaaaacttcatatcgcaaaattacgcataggagagcgccatttcggcgccccttcttcacatggcgctctaggcgaccgcctagccggcctatgctaaaaaccggccctgcatggGCTAATCGTGTATCGGGAGTGTGATCAGTTCATGAGGAAAATTACATGTCATGTAGGCTAAGCGTTTCCCTGCGACATAACGGAAATAACGACCATCCACCTAACGTCACAGTGTTCACAAATACTCTCTCCAAACCTGACGAATCTTGTTACACGCACTTTCTTGTAGGCTATGCCCAAACTGTTATTTTGTATCAACATCGCATCCCATGAGAAAGCGTCCTGATCCGACAAATGTGTCACTGCTGAGGTCTCAAACACAATAAAGCTCTCAAACTAACCACTGAAATCTATAACAAATGCATGAATAAGATGTGATCTTACTGTGAAAACGGCTCAAAGTGAATTCTGAAATATGTCAGGAATTGAGAAGTAGCCTTCCCTGTTTCGCTGTGAAAGCCCGCCTCTTTACAGAGACTCATTGGCTACTTGAACATCCGCGCGGGCGTAGCCCTGTTGTATCCTCGGTCTATCTTGTCCAGCATAGCGCTAGGCGACTGTCCATCAACCATACAAAACAAGAAGTAACACTGCAAGGAACTTTTTGTATAGTCAAACGAAATGTGTCAAATAATGTAACCGACGCGTTTAACTACACGTCTCTCCCttcccacacagcagaggactccgatgcggagccgcgttcaagtcaccacatccgtgtcactgtcacattcctttgggttccacttggtggatcagggtcgccaccgtgcgccgccccaaattctactgtcaaaacgcggaccataatcgcatccatatctgattcacaaactcggacgcgctgtaaaatctaacggacgttggtacagtttttgttggggcagacacgaccgaacagcgctctccagtaagtattgatttatttatattaggtgatacacaaaggtacaaaaagtatatctgaagcttttatactatcaatgcttattgatatttcgtaggattttgttttatgactttaaaaagtgtatgttaaccctagttgttttcaaaacgagacagctagttcattcattcaaagacatggagaactacattggctattgtagtatttcctaaatgctgttaaaatatgatgccatccgatacatggaggaagtgcagttgaataaaaattatctacattgtgcccattttaacagccttgtttacgttagcttgctagccagctactagcaaaccggttgactgaagcaaacttttgtaaagttaaacgtaggtctaagtgttcaaatactcttatgaaacggctatattggtctgaatttggctcgtggtacacttttacacggattggtgatgctctcaacaggtttggcaccaactgtgtttttaacggcacaaatcctaaagcggtggcatcatgttttcctcacgttaacgaaatccaggctaattatttattagcaattaatggatggccatgaactgcgccctcgtcccatatgctgtccatcattggtgaatgaatgaagtagctgggctcatagtttgatacagatgtccgtggttgggctacaaatatctgaatttgttcttaatcttgtgcaacagtaaacaggtggaaatacctctgggtcggacagggctagccggctgtaatccaccctgctacagtgatgcccgcctgcctcccggcttttacgaccaagagtaagtaggacattgtacatcttataatattcaacatcattactgtcacgggatagagatgtgaaagagcgttggccattccatatgcaatgcaatgtctgattgtcatcttacgaaatgaaagctctaagtttagctctgtgttgccttttcagatcggagcgctgatgtgatgtttccccgtcgactgatgagggaaggaagagaaggcagccacgacacgcgattgttcaacatgacagtgagacagaaaaataatgtgaagataaataaaaaatcatgatgagtgaagttcttcgtcaggttgtgtttttttcgggatcttatttaaacggtgtctaggccaggtctgtgttatctgtagaattaaatctaaatgctgtttggttaactggtttagtgttcgtttattgggattatagcataataagaaagtaactttatgagcacggatccaaaatggtcccggcccggaacatctatgagtccggaatgggtccgtaactgataaaaagtagtggaaccgtgacggatgcaataagtggacacgtaatgagtccgcatcggatgtcgcgcctccgaaccgggctcactgcggaggtacgcttctgcacgcggacccgttgcgggtgacaaacgggtcccttttgactccgcaccacgcctccgcgtcggatgatatgcggcgtgcaagtggacgccgatacggccccgtttaccggatccgttccggaggatggcctccggatggtggactccggggcggatccattacggtgtacttttgctgtgtgggttcATTCCAACTCAACAAAAAGAGACGACTCACcgtctgaagtaggcctacaagtaggCCAAAACCAATACCCAAGTCTTAGGAAAAACTATTAATGATCCGTAGCTGGTGGCGTTCCATCCTTCCCAAATTGTTTCATAACCGGAAGCCCAGTTCTCGGCTATCAAAAGGATGTGAGGTCAGACGGTGATAAGTAGCCTATTTCTTACAGTTGACATACCATTATCTGAGTTTATTAATATAACTGTATCGTCCTTTGCGCATGGGTTTACTATTCCCATGGGCGTCTGATATGTAGTTTAAACACGCTCATTAAATCGGCGATATGATTGCTTAAAGACGCCTTGATTTCCATCATTTTTCACTAAATTAAGCTGGGCTTTCATGTTTGAGACAATTTACTTGGGTGGCGGGAGGGATACAATTGATTCAATTGGGCATGTAATTTAGACAGAACAAAAGTTTGATTCTTAaagtgtatgtatttatttatttatttatatgtttatttatttgtttattaattgCCTTTTagacacccccccaaaaaaacaaataaacaaacaaacaaaaaacaaagggcCCAAGTGGAGCTACAGACTAAAAGCCTCCAGAATTGTCATAGTTTGCTGCACCGCTACACACTGACCTCTCCTGTAGGTGTCGCCATTCAATAACTTTAAATGTACCTGTATGTTCCAAATCTGTCTCGTTTGCGCATAGAAGTTGTTGTCCAAATAACATGAAAACAGGAGCACAGTAGAAATATAAAACTGTACATTTCAACAGATTAACCACTGTATATTCCCGCAATGTTATCTATCTTAGCCTAGCCTATATCTTTAGGCCTAGATGTTTAAAAGCTCTTGGAAGCTGTTGGTGAAGTTATTTGGTGACTGGGTGTTTTCCTGTTACGCAAGGACTGCCAGGTCACCAAAAAGTTCCTTGATTTGTGTAAGGTTCGGTGGTGAGACACAAAAAT
The Engraulis encrasicolus isolate BLACKSEA-1 chromosome 12, IST_EnEncr_1.0, whole genome shotgun sequence DNA segment above includes these coding regions:
- the LOC134459194 gene encoding ras-related protein ralB-B-like — protein: MASTKAKNQSSLSLHKVIMVGSGGVGKSALTLQFMYDEFVEDYEPTKADSYRKKVVLDGEDVQIDILDTAGQEDYAAIRDNYFRSGEGFLLVFSITELESFSATSDFREQILRVKTDGESIPLLLVGNKSDLEDRRQVSADEARAKAEQWGMQYVETSAKTRAYVDKVFFDLMREVRAKKMSETKEKNAKGGKSKKSLKERCLLL